Proteins encoded within one genomic window of Methanobacteriales archaeon HGW-Methanobacteriales-1:
- the hypE gene encoding hydrogenase expression/formation protein HypE: MKIGMSHGAGGEVMQNLISDIILNNIHNKSVNGGVGLDDLDDGASIPLGDYEIVVSTDGHTIDPLFFPGGDIGRISIAGTVNDVSVMGAKPLAIANAMIIREGFPGEDLETIIKSMDEVCQETGVSIITGDTKVMEQGKLDQMVIATTGIGLAKRGEVKRDSGLEIGDKIILSGSVGDHGMALMAYREGFGFETDLKSDVAPVWEIVETALGIGGVTALKDPTRGGLANAVNELASKSGVGLMLDEDQIPLKEQVKAVSEMLGIDPFDVANEGKVVMGVKPDVAEETLKAIRKTKYGSEAQIIGEVTEGHHVLMETSLGGTRILEAPIADPVPRVC; the protein is encoded by the coding sequence ATGAAAATTGGTATGTCCCACGGTGCTGGCGGAGAAGTAATGCAGAATTTAATCTCAGATATCATATTAAACAACATACACAATAAAAGTGTGAATGGTGGTGTAGGTCTGGATGATTTAGATGACGGGGCCTCAATCCCACTTGGTGATTATGAAATCGTGGTAAGTACTGATGGACACACCATTGACCCATTGTTCTTCCCAGGAGGAGATATTGGAAGAATATCAATAGCTGGAACTGTTAATGACGTTTCAGTTATGGGGGCCAAACCTCTAGCCATTGCCAATGCTATGATCATCCGAGAAGGATTCCCTGGAGAAGACTTGGAAACCATAATAAAATCTATGGATGAAGTTTGTCAGGAAACCGGGGTTTCTATTATCACTGGAGATACCAAGGTCATGGAACAGGGAAAATTAGACCAGATGGTCATTGCCACTACCGGAATTGGTCTAGCAAAAAGAGGAGAAGTAAAAAGGGATTCTGGCCTGGAAATTGGGGACAAAATCATTCTCAGCGGGAGTGTGGGAGACCATGGAATGGCCCTAATGGCCTATCGTGAAGGTTTTGGTTTTGAAACTGATTTAAAATCGGATGTGGCTCCAGTATGGGAGATAGTAGAAACTGCTCTGGGAATTGGGGGAGTAACTGCTCTAAAAGACCCTACCCGTGGAGGCCTGGCCAATGCGGTCAATGAACTGGCCAGTAAATCTGGTGTGGGATTAATGCTTGATGAAGATCAAATACCATTAAAAGAACAGGTTAAAGCAGTTTCAGAAATGTTAGGAATAGATCCCTTTGATGTGGCCAATGAAGGAAAAGTAGTAATGGGTGTAAAGCCTGATGTTGCTGAGGAGACTTTAAAAGCTATTAGGAAGACCAAATACGGCTCTGAAGCACAAATTATTGGAGAAGTCACTGAAGGCCATCATGTTCTAATGGAGACTTCTTTAGGTGGAACAAGAATTTTAGAAGCACCAATTGCTGATCCAGTTCCTAGAGTTTGTTAA
- the xth gene encoding exodeoxyribonuclease III produces MKKIRIYSWNVNGIRAIHKKGFLEWLNEDHPDILCIQETKANLDQLPKKLVNVDGYKSYFNSAERKGYSGVGIYSSLKPTKINNGFGIKKFDMEGRVQIADYDDFVLFNIYFPNGKMSDERLKYKLDFYDAFLEHANNLRDEGRNIVVCGDVNTAHNEIDLAHPKENSKISGFLPVERAWIDKFLENGYVDTFRMFNQEPKQYTWWSYRTKARDRNVGWRLDYFFVNEEFKNKIKASYILSDVMGSDHCPIGIEIEI; encoded by the coding sequence ATGAAAAAAATCCGAATTTATTCCTGGAATGTAAATGGAATCAGAGCTATCCATAAAAAAGGGTTTTTAGAGTGGTTAAATGAAGATCATCCCGACATTCTTTGTATTCAAGAAACCAAGGCTAATCTAGATCAACTTCCTAAAAAACTAGTTAATGTTGATGGTTATAAAAGTTACTTCAACTCTGCTGAGAGAAAAGGTTATAGTGGAGTGGGCATTTATTCATCCCTGAAACCAACAAAAATTAATAATGGATTTGGAATAAAAAAATTTGACATGGAAGGCCGAGTCCAGATTGCAGATTATGATGATTTTGTTTTATTCAACATTTATTTCCCTAACGGAAAAATGTCAGACGAACGATTAAAATACAAGCTCGATTTTTATGATGCTTTCCTTGAACATGCAAACAATCTGCGTGATGAAGGAAGAAATATCGTGGTTTGTGGTGATGTCAATACAGCCCATAATGAAATAGACCTTGCTCATCCAAAAGAAAATAGTAAAATTTCAGGATTTTTGCCTGTGGAAAGGGCCTGGATAGACAAATTTTTGGAAAATGGATATGTGGATACGTTCCGGATGTTCAACCAAGAGCCAAAACAGTACACCTGGTGGAGTTATCGAACCAAAGCTCGGGATAGAAATGTGGGATGGAGACTGGACTACTTCTTTGTTAATGAAGAGTTCAAAAATAAAATAAAAGCTTCTTATATTTTATCAGATGTTATGGGTTCTGATCATTGCCCCATTGGAATTGAAATAGAAATATAA
- a CDS encoding ATP-binding protein, with product MTYYHDEQMQELFDQLKQPKTLEDLRLSDVFVRDLILKIISAFGTVKTSRLNELTGIHWDILEASLRKIEEDGFCAQVGGSFLFSSIDYTVTQKGKEKVSRIAEENPYMGIAPVSYENYEEMMNKQLKDRHPVNVPKEVAEKTFSDVVGLRKAKTCLIESCTIGKGIFVYGSPGAGKTFIISKTSDLLPPIIIPKFIEFGGKVIQLHDPDFHRNCPEQPEDPRWVKIHAPFVFTGAELSLNKLETLYNPNKGVYETSPMIKANGGILLVDDLGRQRDDHELILNRMIVPMENKKDVIYVRGVPVIVHSHFIPAFSTNLDVSIMDEAHLRRAPLHIFMTHPPVENVAEVFKRNLDLIGETYDENIIERFKKVYTPAVKGGEGLEPSYAHARDLAHICQAARIISGKDIVDIGIIEDALEKHVLIALQRMNIDISQVQKKIRTFRIKTSQKEEAYNNVSIFGVDSISCESDGIIADMEDSVTPTQLAEYLRENDVAFESIDIIAETERELRRTIMEYEED from the coding sequence ATGACTTATTATCACGATGAACAAATGCAAGAACTTTTTGATCAATTAAAACAACCAAAAACATTGGAGGATCTTCGATTATCTGATGTTTTTGTAAGGGACCTTATTTTAAAAATTATTTCAGCTTTTGGGACTGTTAAAACCAGTAGATTAAATGAATTAACTGGAATTCACTGGGACATTTTAGAAGCTTCACTTCGTAAAATTGAGGAGGATGGTTTTTGTGCTCAAGTAGGTGGAAGTTTTCTTTTTTCAAGTATTGATTACACTGTAACTCAAAAAGGAAAGGAAAAAGTTAGTAGAATTGCTGAAGAAAATCCTTACATGGGTATAGCTCCAGTATCCTATGAGAACTATGAAGAAATGATGAATAAGCAATTAAAGGATCGTCATCCAGTCAATGTACCTAAAGAAGTGGCTGAAAAAACTTTTAGTGATGTAGTTGGACTTCGAAAAGCTAAAACATGCCTTATAGAATCATGTACTATTGGTAAGGGTATTTTTGTTTATGGTTCTCCTGGAGCCGGAAAAACTTTTATTATCAGTAAAACTTCTGATCTTTTACCCCCCATTATAATTCCGAAATTTATAGAGTTCGGTGGAAAGGTAATTCAGCTTCATGATCCTGATTTTCATAGAAATTGTCCAGAACAACCTGAAGATCCAAGATGGGTTAAAATACACGCACCCTTTGTTTTTACAGGTGCAGAATTGAGTTTAAATAAATTAGAAACTCTTTATAACCCTAATAAAGGGGTTTATGAAACTTCCCCTATGATAAAAGCAAATGGCGGAATTTTGCTGGTGGACGATTTAGGACGACAAAGGGATGATCACGAACTTATTTTAAATAGAATGATTGTGCCTATGGAAAATAAAAAGGATGTTATATATGTTCGGGGAGTGCCAGTAATTGTCCACAGTCACTTTATTCCAGCTTTTTCTACTAACCTTGATGTGAGTATTATGGATGAGGCCCACTTAAGACGTGCTCCACTTCATATTTTCATGACCCATCCTCCTGTGGAGAATGTGGCTGAGGTTTTCAAGCGAAATCTGGATTTAATCGGGGAAACTTATGATGAAAATATAATTGAGAGATTTAAAAAGGTTTATACTCCTGCAGTTAAGGGCGGAGAGGGACTTGAACCTAGTTATGCTCATGCAAGGGATTTGGCCCATATATGTCAAGCAGCACGTATTATCTCTGGTAAGGATATTGTTGATATTGGTATTATTGAAGATGCCTTGGAAAAACACGTTTTGATTGCATTGCAACGAATGAATATTGATATTTCGCAAGTGCAGAAGAAAATACGGACCTTTAGAATAAAAACATCTCAAAAAGAAGAAGCATACAATAATGTTTCTATTTTTGGGGTTGATTCTATATCTTGTGAATCAGATGGAATAATTGCAGATATGGAAGATAGTGTTACTCCTACTCAACTGGCAGAATATCTAAGGGAAAATGATGTTGCATTTGAAAGTATAGATATTATAGCTGAAACTGAAAGGGAACTCAGAAGGACTATCATGGAATATGAAGAAGATTAA
- a CDS encoding haloacid dehalogenase, which yields MLKAVFFDIDDTLFDTSGFAKLARKAALNMMIDAGLPLSSSEAYALLREIIAQKGSNYDKHFNVLTKTVFGEEKPLLIALGMINYHNVKFALLRPFPETTSTLINIKAKGYRLGVISNGITIKQWEKLIRLGIYPFFDEVVTSDEVGFEKPHGRIFEEALNRMGCKAEKSVMIGNKFSEDIMGAVNAGMSAILVNSELTPEEESYIEKENLDVQIISNIKELENIL from the coding sequence ATGCTAAAAGCGGTCTTTTTTGATATCGATGATACTTTGTTTGACACTTCAGGTTTTGCTAAACTTGCCAGAAAGGCAGCATTAAATATGATGATTGATGCAGGCTTGCCTTTATCTTCTTCTGAAGCGTATGCTCTTCTAAGAGAAATAATAGCCCAAAAAGGCTCTAATTATGATAAACATTTCAATGTTTTAACTAAAACTGTTTTTGGTGAGGAAAAACCTCTTTTAATTGCATTGGGAATGATAAATTATCATAATGTAAAATTTGCACTTTTAAGGCCTTTTCCAGAAACTACTTCGACTTTAATTAATATTAAGGCAAAAGGTTATCGTTTAGGTGTCATATCTAATGGAATCACTATAAAACAATGGGAAAAACTTATTAGATTGGGAATTTACCCCTTCTTTGATGAAGTGGTTACCTCTGATGAAGTTGGTTTTGAAAAACCTCATGGACGGATTTTTGAGGAAGCCCTAAATCGTATGGGTTGTAAGGCCGAAAAATCAGTTATGATTGGTAATAAATTTAGTGAGGATATTATGGGTGCAGTAAATGCTGGAATGTCTGCAATTCTTGTCAATTCAGAACTTACTCCTGAAGAAGAGAGTTATATTGAAAAAGAAAATCTTGATGTCCAAATTATTTCTAATATTAAAGAATTAGAGAATATTTTATGA
- a CDS encoding 30S ribosomal protein S8e, whose protein sequence is MAIWQGKSMKKPSGGRAKMNRGKKKCELGREAAETKIGDRKIRRIRTQGGNEKIRLSNDSKINVMDPSTKKTETAEILNVVENLANPNFVRRNIITKGALVETSAGKVRVTSRPGQHGIINGVLIAE, encoded by the coding sequence ATGGCAATTTGGCAAGGAAAATCAATGAAAAAACCTAGTGGTGGACGAGCAAAAATGAACCGAGGAAAGAAGAAATGTGAACTCGGTAGAGAAGCTGCTGAAACCAAAATAGGTGACAGAAAAATTAGAAGGATTAGAACTCAAGGTGGAAACGAAAAAATCCGATTATCCAATGATTCTAAAATTAATGTAATGGACCCTTCAACCAAAAAAACTGAAACGGCTGAAATATTAAATGTTGTAGAAAACTTGGCCAATCCCAACTTTGTAAGAAGGAACATCATAACTAAAGGTGCTTTAGTGGAAACCAGTGCAGGTAAAGTTCGAGTTACTTCCAGGCCTGGCCAACACGGTATCATTAATGGTGTGCTCATTGCAGAATGA
- the feoB gene encoding ferrous iron transport protein B — MMELRFMDKSVENADNPKITNNNADFTIALAGNANVGKSVIFNHFTGSKQTVGNWPGKTVERAEGKLLFDDYNIHIIDLPGIYSFSTFSMEEIVSREYIAHEKPDVVINVLDASVLERNLFFTIQLMEMEIPMIICINQMDIAKQKGIVIDTEKLEKALGIPVIPTVAIRGEGLQELIKKALEVSKTRKENKIPIDYKAIEYGGEIENRIKLLKDLMDSENLELEYPNKWMAIKILENDPEIKNLVNSKSPNIIPFAYQLELGIEKIHQEPAFAVMASERYALANKIASGAQIQTDVKITFSDKLDNVLTHPFYGYITSTMVILGLLLWTFIIGDFISGIITNALSFFQPVDPSTSSTIPVILWNGAFGGLVAGLTLIVPFVVPFYILLSYIENSGLLTRVAFMMDTFMHKIGLHGKALIPLILGYGCSVPAIDSTRILESRRERLLAAFAITFAPCAARTIIILSLVAIFVSIWWALALYVLDLVIIFIMGKLALKAMPGESTSLIMEMHSLRMPTASMVFKQTWNRTKSLIYLVFPIFIIGGAIIQVLYVLGVLNFIGNLLTPLTVGWLGLPAFAGVLLLLGIVRKEFIILTLVSFVGTDLSLALTSQQFIVLAIVGMLYIPCLSTIGILLKEFGVKASSVITTANLVTAFVVGGIFAHILPFIL; from the coding sequence CTGCGGTTCATGGATAAGTCAGTTGAAAATGCAGATAACCCCAAAATTACCAATAATAATGCTGATTTTACCATAGCCCTGGCAGGAAATGCTAATGTTGGTAAAAGTGTTATATTCAATCACTTTACAGGTTCCAAACAAACAGTTGGCAACTGGCCGGGAAAAACTGTAGAAAGGGCTGAAGGTAAACTACTATTTGATGATTATAATATTCATATAATTGATTTACCTGGTATTTACTCATTTTCCACATTTTCTATGGAAGAAATAGTTTCTCGAGAGTACATAGCTCATGAAAAACCAGATGTAGTTATTAATGTTCTAGATGCGTCTGTTTTAGAGCGAAATCTATTTTTTACTATACAATTAATGGAAATGGAAATTCCCATGATAATATGTATAAATCAAATGGATATTGCCAAACAAAAGGGAATAGTTATTGATACTGAAAAACTGGAGAAAGCATTGGGCATTCCAGTTATTCCCACCGTTGCTATTAGAGGAGAAGGGCTCCAAGAATTAATTAAAAAAGCTTTAGAAGTTTCAAAAACCCGAAAAGAGAACAAAATACCTATTGATTATAAAGCAATTGAATATGGTGGGGAAATCGAAAACAGAATTAAATTACTGAAAGATTTAATGGATTCTGAAAATCTGGAATTAGAATATCCTAATAAATGGATGGCTATAAAAATATTGGAAAATGATCCAGAGATTAAGAATCTAGTAAATTCAAAATCTCCTAATATAATCCCCTTTGCCTATCAACTGGAATTAGGAATAGAAAAAATTCACCAAGAACCTGCTTTTGCAGTTATGGCATCAGAAAGATATGCGCTGGCCAATAAAATTGCTTCCGGGGCTCAAATTCAAACAGATGTTAAAATCACCTTTTCCGATAAGTTGGATAATGTTTTAACCCATCCTTTTTATGGATACATTACTTCAACCATGGTCATATTAGGACTGCTTCTATGGACTTTTATAATTGGAGATTTTATTTCAGGGATAATAACTAATGCACTGAGTTTTTTCCAGCCAGTTGATCCCAGCACATCTAGTACCATACCCGTTATATTATGGAATGGTGCTTTTGGAGGTTTAGTAGCAGGATTAACTCTTATTGTACCATTTGTGGTCCCATTTTACATTCTTTTATCTTACATTGAGAATTCCGGCCTTTTAACCCGAGTAGCATTCATGATGGATACTTTCATGCATAAAATCGGATTACATGGTAAAGCTCTCATTCCACTCATATTAGGGTATGGCTGCAGTGTTCCAGCTATTGATAGTACTAGAATTCTTGAAAGTAGAAGGGAAAGACTTTTAGCAGCATTCGCCATTACATTTGCGCCTTGTGCAGCACGAACAATAATTATATTGAGCCTGGTGGCCATATTCGTCAGCATATGGTGGGCTCTGGCATTGTATGTGCTTGATCTGGTTATAATTTTCATTATGGGAAAATTGGCTCTTAAAGCAATGCCTGGAGAATCAACCAGTCTTATTATGGAAATGCACTCTTTAAGGATGCCTACGGCATCCATGGTATTTAAACAGACATGGAACCGTACAAAATCTTTAATTTATTTAGTATTTCCTATTTTTATAATTGGAGGGGCCATAATACAAGTTTTATATGTATTAGGAGTTCTAAATTTTATAGGAAATCTATTAACACCACTAACCGTTGGTTGGCTTGGTTTACCTGCCTTTGCAGGAGTCCTGCTTTTACTGGGAATTGTAAGAAAAGAATTCATAATTTTAACGTTGGTTTCATTTGTGGGAACTGATTTAAGCCTGGCTTTAACCTCTCAACAGTTTATTGTGTTGGCCATAGTAGGAATGCTTTATATTCCATGTCTTTCAACAATTGGGATATTATTAAAAGAATTTGGAGTAAAAGCATCCAGTGTGATAACCACTGCTAATTTAGTTACCGCATTCGTTGTAGGGGGCATTTTTGCCCATATACTTCCATTTATTTTGTAA